A window of Pedobacter lusitanus contains these coding sequences:
- a CDS encoding sodium-translocating pyrophosphatase has protein sequence MIFLQQNLIYFIPLFGLIGILVMAFQSAWVTRQEAGDKNMNELAGYIADGAMAFLKAEWKVLSYFVIIAGILLAWSGTLTGSAASPIHSSPIIAIAFLIGAVFSAFAGYLGMRIATKANVRTTQAARTSLAQALKVSFRGGTVMGFGVAGLAILGLGTLFIILYHTFVHPGAPASTAELKKTIEVLAGFSLGAESIALFARVGGGIYTKAADVGADLVGKVEAGIPEDDVRNPATIADNVGDNVGDVAGMGADLFGSYVATILATMVLGQEIVSKDLFGGMAPVLLPMLIAGLGLVFSIVASLFVKITKETDSVQSALNIGNWLSIVLTAIASFFAVRWLLPPVMSIRGFEFTSLSVYYAILIGLLVGTLMSLITEYYTAMGNRPVNSIIQQSSTGHATNIIGGLSVGMESTVLPILVLAAGIYASYYFAGFYGVAIAAAGMMATTAMQLAIDAFGPIADNAGGIAEMSGLPKEVRERTDMLDAVGNTTAATGKGFAIASAALTSLALFAAFAGISGITAIDIYKANVLAGLFVGGMIPFIFSSLCIAAVGRAAMAMVQEVRRQFKEIPGIMEYKAKPEYEKCVAISTEASIREMMLPGAIALIAPIIVGFTFGPEVLGGLLAGVTVSGVLMGIFQSNAGGAWDNAKKSFEKGVMVAGKMEYKGSDPHKASVTGDTVGDPFKDTSGPSMNILIKLMSIVSLIIAPHIAVGISNPGTTEIRKEIQISKSTDSKGKIKIDTVKNVTDTLVHP, from the coding sequence ATGATTTTTTTACAGCAGAATTTAATTTACTTCATCCCCCTATTTGGCCTTATTGGGATACTGGTTATGGCCTTCCAAAGTGCCTGGGTTACCCGGCAGGAAGCAGGAGACAAAAACATGAATGAACTTGCAGGTTATATAGCAGACGGAGCTATGGCCTTTTTAAAAGCAGAATGGAAAGTTCTCAGTTATTTTGTAATTATTGCCGGCATATTACTCGCATGGTCCGGCACTCTGACCGGCAGTGCCGCCAGCCCGATTCACTCCAGTCCGATAATCGCTATAGCATTTTTAATAGGTGCAGTATTTTCAGCCTTTGCAGGTTATTTAGGAATGCGTATCGCTACCAAGGCTAATGTCAGAACCACACAGGCAGCCAGAACAAGTTTAGCGCAGGCATTAAAAGTTTCTTTCAGAGGTGGTACAGTAATGGGCTTTGGCGTTGCCGGATTAGCTATACTGGGTTTAGGAACCTTATTTATTATTTTGTATCATACATTTGTACATCCAGGAGCGCCGGCATCAACAGCCGAATTAAAAAAGACTATAGAAGTTCTGGCAGGCTTTTCATTAGGAGCAGAAAGTATTGCCCTGTTTGCCAGAGTTGGCGGAGGAATTTATACCAAAGCAGCTGACGTAGGTGCCGACCTTGTTGGAAAAGTAGAAGCAGGAATTCCTGAAGACGATGTACGGAATCCGGCGACCATCGCAGATAACGTTGGTGACAACGTTGGTGACGTAGCGGGTATGGGGGCCGATCTATTCGGTTCATATGTAGCTACAATTCTGGCAACTATGGTTCTGGGACAGGAAATTGTTTCTAAAGACCTGTTTGGAGGGATGGCCCCGGTATTACTGCCTATGCTGATTGCCGGTCTGGGACTGGTATTCTCTATCGTTGCCTCCCTGTTTGTTAAAATTACCAAAGAAACTGATAGCGTACAAAGTGCTTTAAACATAGGTAACTGGCTATCAATAGTACTGACAGCTATTGCTTCATTTTTTGCCGTTCGCTGGTTATTACCTCCGGTCATGTCTATCCGTGGCTTTGAATTCACATCTTTATCTGTTTATTATGCGATATTAATCGGCCTGCTTGTAGGTACACTAATGAGTCTGATTACAGAATATTATACCGCTATGGGCAATCGTCCGGTAAACTCTATTATCCAGCAGTCCTCAACAGGTCATGCAACCAATATTATTGGTGGTCTTTCAGTAGGGATGGAGTCTACAGTATTACCGATTCTGGTACTTGCTGCCGGTATATATGCCTCTTATTATTTTGCCGGTTTCTATGGCGTGGCCATTGCCGCAGCCGGTATGATGGCTACTACAGCAATGCAACTGGCTATTGACGCATTCGGACCGATTGCTGATAATGCAGGCGGGATTGCAGAAATGAGTGGATTGCCAAAAGAAGTCAGAGAAAGAACAGATATGCTGGATGCAGTAGGAAATACCACAGCTGCTACGGGAAAAGGTTTTGCGATTGCCTCAGCAGCGTTGACATCTCTTGCACTTTTTGCTGCATTCGCAGGAATTTCAGGTATTACAGCTATTGACATCTATAAAGCAAATGTCCTTGCCGGGTTATTTGTAGGCGGCATGATTCCTTTTATCTTTTCTTCCTTGTGTATTGCCGCGGTAGGCCGTGCAGCGATGGCTATGGTACAGGAAGTGAGGAGACAGTTTAAAGAAATTCCAGGGATCATGGAGTATAAAGCTAAACCTGAGTATGAAAAATGCGTAGCTATTTCAACCGAGGCCTCTATCCGCGAGATGATGCTTCCCGGAGCAATAGCCTTAATTGCCCCTATAATTGTTGGTTTTACTTTTGGACCAGAAGTATTGGGAGGATTACTTGCAGGAGTAACAGTTTCTGGTGTATTGATGGGAATATTCCAGTCCAATGCAGGCGGAGCATGGGATAATGCAAAAAAATCCTTTGAAAAAGGAGTTATGGTTGCAGGGAAAATGGAATATAAAGGTTCAGATCCTCATAAAGCATCCGTAACAGGAGATACTGTAGGAGATCCTTTTAAAGATACCTCAGGCCCGTCAATGAATATCCTTATCAAGCTGATGTCTATTGTTTCATTGATTATTGCCCCTCATATCGCTGTCGGAATCAGCAATCCCGGCACAACAGAGATCAGAAAAGAAATACAAATCAGTAAATCGACAGATTCTAAAGGAAAAATCAAAATAGATACAGTTAAAAACGTAACAGACACCCTTGTTCACCCCTGA
- a CDS encoding amino acid permease — protein MLFKKSIPQLLAEANESGEGTLKRTLTSFNLVALGVGAIIGAGLFSLTGIAAADNAGPAVILSFIIAAVGCGFAGLCYAEFASMIPVAGSAYTYSYATMGEFMAWIIGWDLVLEYALGSATVASSWSQYFSQFLLEFGIHFPTNLLHGPWEGGIVNLPAIIIVCLLSLLLMKGTKDSSTVNNILVIVKVSVVLIFIALGWSFINPVNHHPFVPVNLGEEAVKSGTKGFFEFFASDDFGHYGISGILRGAGVVFFAFIGFDAVSTAAQEAKNPQKGMPIGIIGSLVVCTLLYVLFSYVMTGLENYTKFAGDAKPVATAFAQTGYTFLNRFLMIAILAGYTSVILVLLLGQSRVFYSMSKDGLLPKVFSELHPKNQTPWKTNLAFMVFVSLFAGFVPVSDLGHMVSIGTLFAFSLVCIGVLILRKTDPDLDRPFRTPWVPLVPIMGIIVCVLMMASLPIVSWERLAIWMALGVIIYLAYSKKHSKIRNQA, from the coding sequence ATGTTATTTAAAAAATCTATCCCACAACTATTAGCCGAGGCTAATGAAAGTGGCGAGGGCACCTTAAAACGTACCCTAACCAGCTTCAATCTGGTAGCCTTAGGCGTTGGTGCTATCATTGGTGCAGGATTATTTTCCCTTACAGGTATCGCAGCGGCTGATAATGCCGGACCAGCTGTTATACTTTCCTTTATCATCGCTGCAGTAGGTTGTGGTTTCGCAGGTCTTTGTTACGCAGAATTTGCTTCTATGATTCCCGTTGCCGGAAGTGCCTATACTTACTCTTATGCCACTATGGGAGAATTTATGGCCTGGATCATTGGCTGGGATTTAGTACTCGAATATGCTTTGGGATCGGCTACCGTAGCCTCAAGCTGGTCACAGTATTTTTCGCAGTTTCTGCTGGAATTCGGTATACATTTCCCGACCAACCTGTTACATGGTCCCTGGGAAGGCGGTATTGTCAATCTGCCCGCAATAATAATTGTGTGTCTGTTATCACTGTTACTGATGAAAGGTACCAAAGACTCCTCAACTGTAAATAACATTCTGGTAATTGTAAAAGTATCAGTAGTATTGATATTCATAGCTCTGGGATGGAGTTTCATCAATCCTGTCAATCATCATCCGTTTGTACCTGTTAACTTAGGTGAAGAAGCAGTAAAATCCGGAACCAAGGGTTTCTTTGAATTCTTTGCAAGTGATGATTTCGGACATTATGGAATCAGTGGTATTTTACGTGGAGCAGGAGTTGTATTCTTTGCCTTTATCGGTTTTGATGCCGTAAGTACTGCAGCACAGGAAGCTAAAAACCCACAAAAAGGAATGCCTATTGGTATTATCGGTTCACTCGTTGTGTGTACCTTATTATATGTATTATTCTCTTATGTAATGACAGGGCTGGAAAACTACACCAAATTTGCAGGTGATGCCAAACCAGTTGCTACAGCTTTTGCACAAACAGGATATACTTTCTTAAACCGCTTTTTAATGATTGCGATCCTGGCTGGTTATACCTCAGTTATCCTGGTCCTGTTATTAGGTCAAAGCCGTGTATTTTACAGCATGAGTAAAGACGGTTTATTACCAAAAGTATTTTCAGAACTGCATCCTAAAAACCAGACACCATGGAAAACCAATCTTGCGTTTATGGTTTTCGTGAGTCTTTTTGCAGGTTTTGTTCCTGTTTCAGACTTAGGCCATATGGTGAGCATCGGTACTTTATTTGCCTTCTCACTGGTTTGCATCGGCGTACTGATCTTAAGAAAAACAGATCCTGACCTGGACAGACCTTTCCGTACACCATGGGTTCCACTGGTTCCTATCATGGGTATTATCGTTTGTGTGCTGATGATGGCTTCATTACCTATCGTTAGCTGGGAGCGTTTAGCTATCTGGATGGCACTGGGCGTAATCATTTACCTGGCGTACAGCAAAAAACACAGTAAAATCAGAAATCAGGCATAA
- a CDS encoding amino acid permease, with amino-acid sequence MLFKKSIPQLLAEANESGEGTLKRSLSSFNLVALGVGAIIGAGLFSLTGIAAADNAGPAVILSFIIAAVGCGFAGLCYAEFASMIPVAGSAYTYSYATMGEFMAWIIGWDLVLEYALSAATVASSWSQYFSQFLLEFGIEFPQKFLHGPWEGGIVNIPAIVIVILLSLLLMKGTKDSSAVNNILVIVKVSVVLIFIALGWSFINPANHHPFIPVNAGEEAVKAGTKGFFEFFSSDEFGHFGISGVLRGAGVVFFAFIGFDAVSTAAQEAKNPQKGMPVGIIGSLVVCTLLYVLFSYVMTGLENYTKFAGDAKPVATAFAQTGYTFLNRFLMIAILAGYTSVILVMLLGQSRVFYSMSKDGLLPKIFSELHPKNQTPWKTNLVFMVFVSIFTGFVPVSDLGHMVSIGTLFAFSLVCIGVLILRKTNPELERPFRTPWVPLIPILGIVVCVLMMASLPIVSWERLAIWMALGVVIYYAYSKKHSKIRNDYHNSLSK; translated from the coding sequence ATGTTATTTAAAAAATCTATCCCACAACTATTAGCTGAGGCAAATGAGAGTGGTGAGGGCACACTAAAACGTTCCCTATCCAGTTTCAATTTGGTAGCCCTGGGTGTTGGTGCTATTATTGGTGCAGGATTATTTTCCCTTACAGGTATCGCAGCGGCTGATAATGCCGGACCAGCTGTCATACTTTCCTTTATCATTGCTGCAGTAGGTTGTGGTTTCGCAGGTCTTTGCTATGCAGAATTTGCTTCTATGATTCCCGTTGCCGGAAGTGCCTATACTTACTCTTATGCTACTATGGGAGAATTTATGGCCTGGATTATTGGCTGGGATTTAGTACTCGAATATGCTTTAAGTGCTGCTACAGTAGCTTCCAGCTGGTCACAGTACTTTTCACAATTTCTATTAGAGTTTGGTATTGAGTTTCCGCAGAAATTTTTACATGGTCCCTGGGAAGGTGGTATTGTTAATATCCCTGCCATTGTAATTGTCATTCTGTTATCTCTGTTACTGATGAAGGGAACCAAAGACTCTTCTGCTGTAAATAACATTCTGGTAATTGTAAAAGTATCAGTGGTATTGATATTTATTGCTTTAGGATGGAGCTTCATTAATCCTGCCAATCATCATCCGTTTATTCCTGTTAACGCAGGCGAAGAAGCTGTAAAAGCAGGAACCAAAGGTTTCTTTGAATTCTTTTCGAGTGATGAATTCGGACATTTCGGTATCAGTGGTGTATTGCGGGGTGCAGGTGTGGTTTTCTTTGCCTTTATTGGTTTTGATGCCGTAAGTACAGCAGCGCAGGAAGCTAAAAACCCTCAAAAAGGGATGCCGGTTGGTATTATCGGTTCGCTGGTTGTATGTACCTTATTATATGTATTATTCTCTTATGTAATGACGGGACTGGAAAACTACACCAAATTTGCAGGTGATGCCAAACCAGTTGCTACAGCTTTTGCACAAACAGGATATACTTTCTTAAACCGCTTTTTAATGATTGCCATTCTTGCAGGTTATACTTCGGTAATCCTGGTGATGCTGTTAGGACAAAGCCGTGTATTCTACAGTATGAGTAAAGATGGTTTATTACCTAAAATATTCTCTGAACTTCACCCAAAAAATCAGACCCCCTGGAAAACCAATCTGGTTTTCATGGTTTTTGTAAGTATTTTCACAGGATTCGTACCTGTTTCTGATTTAGGCCATATGGTGAGTATAGGTACTTTATTTGCCTTCTCGCTGGTTTGTATCGGTGTATTGATTTTAAGAAAAACTAATCCGGAACTGGAAAGACCTTTCCGCACACCATGGGTTCCTTTGATTCCTATATTAGGTATTGTGGTATGTGTACTGATGATGGCCTCATTACCTATTGTTAGCTGGGAGCGTTTAGCTATCTGGATGGCACTGGGTGTAGTCATTTACTATGCTTACAGTAAAAAACACAGTAAAATCAGAAATGACTATCATAACAGCTTATCAAAGTAA
- a CDS encoding MarC family protein, whose product MEFNLSQILSTSMVLFAIIDILGAIPVVIQLRSKAGHIESEKATLVATCLMIIFLFVGETLLKVIGLDVASFAIAGSLVIFCIAMEMVLGLTLFHEDAPETVSIVPLAFPLIAGAGTMTTLLSLKTEYATQNIIVGILINMMFVYIVLKNTERLEKLFGKSGLNVLRKAFGVILLAIAIKLFRSNTGL is encoded by the coding sequence ATGGAATTCAATCTAAGTCAAATACTCTCCACCTCAATGGTTTTGTTCGCTATCATTGATATATTAGGTGCTATTCCCGTGGTTATTCAATTGCGAAGTAAAGCAGGTCATATCGAATCAGAAAAAGCAACCCTTGTGGCAACCTGTCTGATGATTATTTTCCTTTTTGTCGGAGAAACCCTGTTAAAAGTTATCGGCCTTGACGTCGCATCTTTTGCTATTGCAGGTTCCCTGGTAATTTTTTGTATTGCCATGGAAATGGTTCTCGGACTGACCCTCTTTCATGAAGATGCACCCGAGACAGTTTCTATTGTACCATTGGCTTTCCCACTTATCGCCGGTGCCGGAACCATGACGACCCTGCTTTCATTAAAAACTGAATATGCAACCCAGAATATTATCGTAGGAATTCTGATTAATATGATGTTCGTTTATATCGTGCTTAAAAATACTGAGCGTTTAGAGAAGCTTTTCGGAAAGTCCGGATTAAACGTACTGAGAAAGGCATTTGGAGTAATCTTACTGGCTATCGCTATTAAACTGTTCAGAAGTAATACAGGCTTATAG
- a CDS encoding RNA methyltransferase: MKLEYQIRSFEDVFKQYDGVLPLHRFLFTYFKQHKQMGSSDRRWATRYLYSYFRLGQALKKEKQLLRLAIADFLCNQTESLVINEYLPQFKEQMLLPVQAKLKLIEDAFPKFKLTDVFSFGAELSEGIDLTEFLQSFFIQPDLFLRIKPAHHQKIFDLLVAAEVAVREISDQTLALPNGTKLEKLLPEDQYYQVQDLSSQKTGEFFAPKTYDYWWDCCAASGGKSLLLHDMEPKIELLVSDVRENSLHNLDERFQAAGIKKYHKKVLDLLQNNEQDLHDYEFDGIILDAPCTGSGTWGRTPEMLVHFDAHRIDYFSKLQKGIAERVVKYLKPGKPLIYITCSVFKKENEDVIAHLTGNLPLTLESMQSITGYSDKADTMFVARLIKKD; this comes from the coding sequence ATGAAATTAGAATATCAGATACGTTCCTTTGAGGATGTCTTTAAGCAATATGATGGGGTTTTACCTTTGCACAGATTTCTGTTTACTTATTTCAAACAGCACAAGCAAATGGGCTCTTCAGACAGACGCTGGGCAACCAGGTATCTGTATAGCTATTTCCGTTTAGGCCAGGCGTTAAAAAAGGAAAAACAATTATTGCGTCTTGCTATTGCAGATTTCCTGTGTAATCAAACTGAAAGTCTGGTTATCAATGAATATCTGCCGCAGTTTAAAGAGCAGATGCTTTTACCTGTACAGGCAAAATTAAAACTGATTGAGGATGCTTTTCCTAAATTTAAGCTGACTGATGTTTTTTCTTTTGGTGCTGAGTTGTCGGAAGGGATAGATCTGACGGAGTTTCTCCAGTCTTTTTTTATTCAGCCTGATTTATTCCTGCGGATTAAACCTGCACATCACCAAAAGATCTTTGATCTGCTGGTTGCAGCTGAAGTTGCGGTCAGGGAAATCAGTGATCAAACGCTGGCCCTGCCTAACGGAACAAAGCTGGAAAAACTATTACCTGAGGACCAGTATTATCAGGTGCAGGATTTATCTTCTCAGAAAACAGGCGAATTCTTCGCTCCAAAGACTTATGATTACTGGTGGGACTGTTGTGCTGCCTCTGGCGGAAAGTCTCTTCTGCTTCATGATATGGAGCCTAAAATCGAATTACTGGTTAGTGATGTAAGAGAGAATAGTTTGCATAATCTGGATGAGCGTTTTCAGGCTGCCGGCATTAAGAAATATCATAAAAAAGTTCTTGATCTGTTACAGAATAATGAACAGGACTTACATGATTATGAGTTTGACGGGATTATTCTGGATGCACCATGTACCGGATCCGGAACCTGGGGCAGAACCCCGGAAATGCTGGTTCACTTTGATGCGCACAGAATAGATTATTTTTCTAAACTGCAGAAAGGTATTGCCGAGCGTGTGGTGAAATATCTTAAACCTGGTAAACCTCTGATTTATATTACCTGTTCTGTATTCAAAAAGGAAAATGAAGATGTCATCGCTCATCTTACCGGAAATTTGCCACTAACTCTGGAAAGTATGCAGAGTATTACGGGGTACAGTGATAAAGCTGATACGATGTTTGTCGCAAGGCTGATTAAAAAAGATTAG
- the guaA gene encoding glutamine-hydrolyzing GMP synthase codes for MLEKIIIIDFGSQFTQLIARRVRELNVYCEIHPFNNIPETLSDVKGIIFSGSPYSVRQEDAPQIDLTRFHQKFPVLAVCYGAQYLAQHSGGEVQASSTREYGRANLNFVQSDNKLLKNIGLNSQVWMSHGDTITVVPETFEIIASTDSVKVAGFHVKNSDTYAIQFHPEVTHSTDGKQLLENFLVDICGCSQNWTPDAFVETTIAELKAKLGDDKVVLGLSGGVDSSVAAILLHKAIGTNLHCIFVDNGLLRKDEYEAVLEQYKHLGLNIKGVDAKDRFLSQLAGIKDPELKRKAIGRVFIEVFDDAAHEVQDVKWLAQGTIYPDVIESVSVKGPSATIKSHHNVGGLPDFMKLKVVEPLNTLFKDEVRRVGKSLGLEDFILGRHPFPGPGLAIRILGDVTAEKVAILQEADAIYINNLKEAGLYDKVWQAGAIFLPVQSVGVMGDERTYENVICLRAVESVDGMTADWCHLPYPVLAKISNEIINKVKGINRVVYDISSKPPATIEWE; via the coding sequence ATGCTAGAAAAAATCATCATTATCGATTTTGGATCTCAATTCACACAATTGATAGCCCGCAGGGTGCGTGAGCTAAATGTTTATTGCGAAATACATCCATTTAATAACATTCCGGAAACCTTATCAGATGTTAAAGGTATTATCTTTTCAGGTAGCCCGTATTCTGTGCGTCAGGAAGATGCACCTCAAATAGATTTAACACGTTTTCATCAGAAATTTCCGGTGCTGGCTGTTTGTTATGGTGCACAATATCTTGCGCAGCATTCAGGTGGTGAAGTTCAGGCTTCTTCAACCCGTGAATATGGCAGAGCGAATCTGAATTTTGTTCAGTCGGATAATAAATTATTAAAAAATATAGGTTTAAATTCTCAGGTTTGGATGTCACATGGTGATACGATCACTGTTGTTCCTGAAACTTTTGAGATCATAGCAAGTACTGATAGTGTAAAAGTTGCCGGTTTCCATGTGAAAAATTCGGATACTTACGCAATTCAGTTCCACCCTGAAGTAACACACAGTACTGACGGAAAACAATTACTGGAAAACTTCCTGGTAGATATTTGTGGTTGCAGTCAGAACTGGACACCAGATGCTTTTGTTGAAACTACGATTGCAGAACTGAAAGCAAAACTGGGTGACGATAAAGTTGTTCTGGGGCTTTCCGGCGGTGTGGATTCGAGTGTTGCAGCGATCTTACTGCATAAAGCTATCGGTACTAATCTTCACTGTATTTTTGTAGATAACGGCTTACTGCGTAAAGATGAGTATGAAGCTGTTCTGGAGCAATACAAACATTTAGGTTTAAATATTAAAGGTGTTGATGCCAAGGATCGTTTCTTAAGCCAGCTTGCTGGTATTAAAGATCCTGAACTGAAACGTAAAGCTATAGGCCGTGTATTCATCGAAGTATTTGATGATGCAGCGCATGAAGTACAGGATGTAAAATGGCTGGCACAGGGTACTATTTACCCTGATGTAATTGAATCAGTTTCTGTAAAAGGCCCTTCGGCAACAATCAAGTCTCACCATAATGTGGGCGGATTACCGGATTTCATGAAACTTAAAGTAGTGGAACCTCTGAATACTTTATTTAAGGATGAAGTGAGAAGAGTAGGTAAGTCATTAGGTCTGGAAGACTTTATCTTAGGCCGTCACCCTTTCCCGGGACCAGGTTTAGCGATTCGTATTCTGGGTGATGTCACTGCAGAAAAAGTAGCGATCCTTCAGGAAGCTGATGCGATCTATATTAATAATCTTAAAGAAGCTGGTTTATACGACAAAGTATGGCAGGCAGGAGCAATATTCCTTCCGGTGCAATCTGTTGGTGTAATGGGAGATGAGCGTACTTACGAAAATGTAATCTGTCTGCGTGCTGTTGAGTCCGTTGATGGAATGACTGCTGACTGGTGTCATTTACCTTATCCGGTTCTTGCGAAAATTTCTAATGAAATAATCAATAAAGTAAAAGGCATTAATAGGGTTGTATATGATATTAGTTCAAAACCACCTGCAACGATTGAGTGGGAATAG
- a CDS encoding deoxycytidylate deaminase, which translates to MTVKPGFNDIYMNLAVDLAARSHCVRAQVGAVLTKDTRIISIGYNGPPSGTHNCDEEWPDHGCEKDSRGSCSLALHAEENAILYASRNGSKIEGATLYTTLSPCIACARLILSSGIKIVYFKDSYAAYKGLPSDEGVDFLKRFGVEVNKY; encoded by the coding sequence ATGACAGTTAAACCTGGTTTTAATGATATTTATATGAATCTGGCAGTAGATCTTGCTGCCAGATCTCATTGTGTAAGGGCACAGGTAGGTGCAGTGCTGACAAAGGATACCCGGATCATTTCGATCGGATACAACGGGCCACCGTCCGGTACCCATAATTGTGACGAAGAATGGCCTGATCACGGTTGTGAAAAAGACTCCAGAGGCAGCTGCTCGCTGGCACTTCATGCTGAAGAAAATGCAATCCTTTATGCGTCCAGAAACGGATCTAAAATTGAAGGGGCTACGTTATATACTACGCTTTCTCCGTGTATTGCATGTGCGCGTTTAATCTTGTCGTCAGGGATAAAAATTGTTTACTTTAAAGATTCATATGCAGCTTATAAAGGGCTGCCAAGTGATGAGGGTGTGGATTTCTTAAAAAGATTCGGTGTTGAAGTGAATAAATACTAA
- a CDS encoding MFS transporter, producing MENQKQKNYGTALYSIITVFFFWGFVAASNGIFIPFCKSHFNLTQFESQLIDFTFYGGYFIGSLILYFASQASKVDILNKIGYKKGIILGLIISAGGALLMVPAVHSGSFLFILVAFFVIAIGFSLQQTAAQPFVVALGAPESGTHRLNLAGGVNNFGGLMGPVIVSLVLFGSASDAVAKTVEISSITTLYYALSGLFLLVAGFYAITKLPEVTSKETMEASPKSNGPLLIIILGFLMVLAAKPLAGLTSLPEANFVYSSLAIIVGALIFVLLKKKENGNQWGAMQYPQLIMGMIAIFTYVGVEVTIQSNLGALLHLKEFGGFPESAIKPYIALYWGSMMIGRWTGAVSAFNLSKMAKNILTVIVPFVAFGVILLVNHFTGTDVGNLYIYGVCVAILIVGFFLGQEKPAKTLAIFATLGVLCMLVGLMTTGEVATFAFISGGLCCSIMWPSIFALSITGLGKYTSQGSSFLIMMILGGAILPPVQGQLADTHGIHHSYIIPLFGFVYLIFFAWKVSSVLKRQGIDVEHIEAEGGH from the coding sequence ATGGAAAACCAAAAACAAAAAAACTATGGAACGGCGTTGTATTCCATCATCACCGTGTTCTTTTTCTGGGGCTTTGTGGCCGCATCGAATGGTATTTTTATACCTTTCTGTAAGTCGCATTTTAACCTCACACAATTTGAATCTCAACTGATTGACTTCACGTTCTATGGCGGGTATTTTATTGGTTCATTAATTCTATATTTTGCTTCTCAGGCAAGTAAAGTCGATATTCTTAATAAGATAGGCTACAAAAAGGGAATTATCCTGGGACTGATTATTTCTGCTGGTGGTGCTTTACTGATGGTGCCGGCAGTTCATTCGGGATCATTCCTGTTTATTTTAGTAGCATTTTTTGTTATTGCAATAGGCTTCTCTTTACAGCAGACTGCTGCGCAGCCATTTGTGGTAGCCCTGGGTGCTCCTGAGAGCGGCACACACCGCTTAAACCTTGCTGGTGGAGTAAATAACTTTGGTGGTTTAATGGGACCGGTTATTGTAAGTCTTGTCCTTTTTGGCTCTGCGAGTGATGCAGTAGCTAAAACGGTTGAAATCTCATCAATTACTACTTTATACTATGCTTTATCGGGATTGTTCTTATTGGTGGCCGGTTTTTATGCCATCACTAAATTACCGGAAGTAACCAGTAAAGAAACTATGGAAGCGAGTCCAAAATCTAACGGGCCTCTTTTAATAATCATTCTTGGATTCTTAATGGTACTTGCTGCAAAACCTTTAGCTGGTTTAACCAGTCTGCCGGAAGCAAATTTTGTATATTCTTCTCTGGCCATTATTGTAGGGGCATTGATTTTTGTACTGCTTAAAAAGAAAGAGAACGGAAATCAATGGGGTGCAATGCAGTATCCTCAGCTGATTATGGGTATGATCGCGATTTTTACCTATGTAGGGGTTGAGGTAACTATTCAGAGTAACCTGGGTGCTTTACTTCATTTGAAGGAATTTGGCGGTTTTCCGGAATCTGCTATTAAACCTTATATCGCTTTATATTGGGGAAGTATGATGATTGGCCGCTGGACAGGTGCTGTCAGTGCTTTCAATCTGTCAAAAATGGCTAAAAACATATTAACTGTTATTGTTCCTTTTGTTGCTTTCGGAGTAATCCTTTTAGTGAATCACTTTACAGGTACAGATGTTGGTAATTTATATATCTATGGTGTTTGTGTCGCGATACTGATTGTTGGATTTTTCCTTGGTCAGGAGAAGCCAGCCAAAACACTGGCTATTTTTGCCACTTTAGGTGTACTTTGTATGCTGGTTGGTTTGATGACGACAGGTGAGGTAGCTACGTTTGCATTTATCAGTGGTGGTCTGTGCTGCTCAATTATGTGGCCTTCTATTTTCGCATTATCTATTACCGGATTGGGAAAATATACAAGCCAGGGGTCATCATTCCTGATTATGATGATTTTAGGTGGTGCTATTCTGCCACCGGTACAGGGACAATTAGCGGATACACATGGTATCCATCATTCTTATATTATCCCGCTGTTTGGATTTGTTTATCTGATATTCTTTGCATGGAAAGTGAGTTCGGTATTGAAGAGACAGGGAATCGACGTAGAACATATCGAAGCAGAAGGAGGCCATTAA